From Prochlorococcus marinus XMU1419, a single genomic window includes:
- the purH gene encoding bifunctional phosphoribosylaminoimidazolecarboxamide formyltransferase/IMP cyclohydrolase: protein MSPLALVSVSDKKDIIPFCKELVGKFNYKILSSGGTAKHLIEANIPVIKVADFTNSPEILGGRVKTLHPKIHGGILAKRIDEEHKRDIEDNDLKLIDLVVVNLYPFKKTVAQGSKWEDSIENIDIGGPSMIRSAAKNHKDVSVLVDPSQYQNFLEESKKGELKDSYKAKLAFEAFQHTADYDTAISNWIRKERDLQPSKYIESYPLIKTLRYGENPHQKAFWYGLSDIGWNAAEQLQGKDLSYNNLLDLESALSTVLEFGYTEKDELTTDMFASVILKHNNPCGASISNSASKSFLNALECDSVSAFGGIVAFNSNVDSDTAIHLKDIFLECVVAPSFDEEALEILKVKKNLRILKFSKDQLPKKNQNSTKSIMGGLLVQDTDNSEEKTENWISVTKKNPSNQMNLDLNFAWKICKHVKSNAIVIAKNQTTIGIGAGQMNRVGAAKIALKAAGSLCSDAVLASDGFFPFADTVELANKYGIKAIVQPGGSLRDQESIDMCDSKGISMIFTQKRHFLH from the coding sequence ATGTCGCCATTAGCTTTAGTAAGTGTCTCTGATAAAAAAGATATAATCCCATTTTGTAAGGAATTGGTAGGAAAATTCAATTATAAAATTCTATCAAGTGGAGGCACTGCCAAACATCTTATAGAGGCAAATATTCCAGTTATTAAAGTGGCAGATTTTACTAATTCGCCAGAAATACTTGGAGGAAGAGTTAAAACATTACATCCAAAAATACATGGAGGGATATTAGCCAAAAGAATTGATGAAGAACATAAAAGAGATATAGAAGATAACGACCTAAAATTAATTGACTTAGTAGTTGTTAATTTATATCCTTTTAAAAAAACTGTAGCGCAGGGATCTAAATGGGAAGATAGCATTGAAAATATAGATATTGGAGGACCATCAATGATTCGTTCTGCAGCTAAAAATCATAAGGACGTTTCCGTTTTAGTAGATCCTAGTCAATATCAAAATTTTCTTGAAGAAAGTAAAAAAGGTGAATTGAAAGACTCATATAAAGCAAAATTAGCCTTTGAAGCTTTTCAACATACAGCAGACTATGACACTGCAATATCTAATTGGATAAGAAAAGAAAGAGATTTACAACCTTCCAAATATATTGAATCTTATCCACTAATCAAAACCTTAAGATATGGGGAGAATCCACATCAAAAAGCTTTCTGGTATGGTTTAAGTGACATTGGATGGAATGCAGCAGAACAATTACAAGGAAAAGATTTAAGTTATAACAATCTATTAGATCTAGAGTCGGCACTTTCAACAGTTTTAGAATTTGGCTATACAGAAAAAGATGAACTTACAACAGACATGTTTGCCTCTGTTATTTTAAAACACAATAATCCTTGTGGTGCCTCTATAAGTAATTCAGCTTCCAAATCATTTTTGAATGCTTTGGAATGCGACTCTGTTAGTGCATTTGGAGGAATAGTTGCTTTTAATTCAAATGTTGATAGTGATACCGCAATTCACCTCAAAGATATTTTCTTAGAGTGTGTTGTTGCTCCATCTTTTGATGAAGAAGCTTTAGAAATTTTAAAAGTTAAAAAGAATTTAAGAATATTGAAGTTTTCAAAAGATCAACTCCCAAAGAAGAATCAAAATTCTACTAAATCAATAATGGGAGGATTACTAGTTCAAGATACTGATAATAGTGAAGAAAAAACTGAAAATTGGATTTCCGTAACTAAGAAAAATCCTAGTAATCAAATGAATTTAGATCTAAATTTTGCATGGAAAATCTGTAAACACGTGAAATCAAATGCGATTGTTATTGCAAAAAACCAAACAACTATTGGTATTGGAGCTGGACAAATGAATAGAGTTGGAGCTGCAAAAATTGCATTAAAAGCTGCTGGAAGTTTATGTTCAGATGCAGTCTTAGCAAGCGATGGTTTTTTTCCTTTTGCAGATACTGTCGAACTCGCAAATAAGTATGGTATAAAAGCTATTGTCCAACCTGGTGGAAGTCTCAGAGACCAAGAAAGTATTGATATGTGTGATTCGAAAGGAATCTCAATGATATTCACACAAAAAAGGCACTTTTTGCATTAA
- a CDS encoding DoxX family protein has product MEDKSQTNQVETANMNRTKAPQKVEVVVANSSSGSEVNILGELSIFVLRIGFCALMIHHGLEKLQDPQGFAEFVVGKYFPFLPGDPVIWTFGAAITQLVCPVGLALGIFARLSSLGLFSTMAFAVYFHLLDTGLEGFPIAVVEGHNYAFELSFIYGAISLYFLCAGPGRLSLFRKTNKITYYPKST; this is encoded by the coding sequence ATGGAAGACAAATCACAAACTAATCAAGTTGAAACTGCAAATATGAATAGGACTAAAGCTCCCCAAAAAGTTGAAGTTGTTGTAGCTAATTCATCTTCAGGGTCAGAAGTAAATATACTTGGGGAATTATCAATTTTTGTTTTACGAATTGGTTTTTGTGCTTTGATGATTCATCATGGCTTAGAGAAACTTCAGGATCCTCAGGGTTTTGCTGAGTTTGTAGTTGGGAAGTACTTCCCATTTTTACCGGGTGATCCTGTTATTTGGACTTTTGGAGCGGCGATTACTCAATTAGTATGCCCAGTAGGCTTGGCTCTAGGGATATTTGCAAGACTTTCTTCTCTAGGGCTTTTCTCTACAATGGCATTTGCTGTTTATTTTCATCTCCTAGATACTGGACTAGAAGGTTTTCCCATTGCAGTCGTTGAGGGCCATAATTATGCATTCGAATTATCTTTCATATACGGGGCGATTTCTCTATACTTTTTGTGTGCTGGTCCAGGAAGGCTCTCTTTATTTAGAAAGACTAACAAAATTACTTATTATCCAAAATCAACTTAA
- a CDS encoding alpha/beta hydrolase, with protein MKYDIDHEFVSITSQTATHRIILLHGWGADSDDLLRFGKDIREKIYLDFEVISLRAPGLHPSGQGRQWYGLYPHDWNEAEVEVNKLLVTLKKFDTDRIPLKKTILLGFSQGAAMAIDAGFKLNFGLIVACSGYPHPNWFPGEKCSPLIVSHGLFDDVVPIDASRIIYEKVKNKSSELCELLEFDGFHQIDSNLIDFISSNISNIF; from the coding sequence ATGAAATACGACATTGATCATGAATTTGTCTCGATTACCTCTCAAACTGCAACTCATAGAATTATTTTGTTACATGGTTGGGGGGCCGATTCAGATGACCTTTTAAGATTTGGAAAGGATATTAGAGAAAAAATATATCTTGATTTTGAGGTAATTTCTTTAAGAGCTCCTGGATTACATCCAAGTGGTCAGGGAAGACAGTGGTATGGATTATATCCACATGATTGGAATGAAGCTGAGGTTGAGGTGAATAAACTTTTAGTTACATTAAAAAAATTTGATACTGATCGGATTCCATTAAAAAAAACAATTTTGTTGGGGTTCTCTCAGGGGGCGGCAATGGCAATTGATGCAGGATTTAAATTAAATTTTGGATTAATTGTTGCTTGTAGTGGTTATCCTCATCCCAACTGGTTCCCAGGAGAAAAATGCTCACCATTAATTGTTAGTCATGGTTTATTTGATGACGTTGTGCCTATAGATGCTTCAAGGATTATTTATGAAAAAGTGAAAAATAAGTCTTCTGAATTATGTGAATTATTAGAATTCGATGGATTTCATCAAATCGATTCCAATTTAATTGACTTTATCAGTTCAAATATAAGTAATATTTTTTAA
- a CDS encoding 4-hydroxy-3-methylbut-2-enyl diphosphate reductase, with translation MDTQAFRRSLHHSDRYNRRGFDSPTKRAQALEAAYQSDLISSIRDNGFTFTKGRLNIKLAQAFGFCWGVERAVAMAYETRRHYPNENIWITNEIIHNPSVNDHLRKMNVKFISARNGIKDFSSVSNGDVVILPAFGATVQEMKLLHEKGCHIIDTTCPWVSKVWHTVEKHKKHVFTSIIHGKFKHEETLATSSFAGKYLVVLDLEEANYVSEYIMGRGNRNEFMNKFAKACSNGFDPDQDLDRVGVANQTTMLKSETEEIGKVFERTMLKKFGPEKLNSHFLAFNTICDATEERQDAMFSLVDEDLDILVVIGGFNSSNTTHLQEIAITKNISSFHIDTPERISVKENSILHKPLGSDLELKNNFLPSGKINVGITSGASTPDRVVADVIEKLVDITS, from the coding sequence ATGGATACACAAGCTTTTAGAAGGTCTCTTCATCATTCTGATAGATATAATAGAAGGGGCTTCGATTCTCCAACAAAAAGGGCTCAAGCGTTAGAAGCAGCTTATCAAAGTGATTTGATAAGTTCTATAAGAGATAATGGTTTTACTTTCACTAAAGGCAGACTTAATATCAAGTTAGCTCAAGCATTTGGGTTTTGTTGGGGTGTTGAAAGAGCTGTAGCAATGGCTTATGAAACAAGAAGACATTACCCTAATGAGAATATTTGGATAACAAACGAAATAATTCATAATCCCTCTGTTAATGATCATTTAAGAAAAATGAATGTAAAATTCATTTCAGCTAGAAATGGAATTAAAGATTTTTCGTCAGTTTCTAATGGGGATGTAGTTATACTGCCTGCTTTCGGAGCCACTGTTCAAGAGATGAAACTCCTTCATGAGAAAGGTTGTCATATCATTGATACAACTTGTCCTTGGGTTTCTAAGGTTTGGCATACCGTCGAGAAACATAAAAAACATGTTTTTACATCAATTATTCATGGAAAATTTAAGCATGAAGAAACCCTTGCTACTAGTTCTTTCGCAGGTAAATATTTAGTTGTACTTGATTTAGAAGAAGCAAATTATGTATCTGAATATATTATGGGTAGAGGTAATAGAAATGAATTTATGAATAAATTTGCTAAAGCTTGTTCTAATGGATTTGATCCCGATCAAGATTTAGATAGAGTCGGAGTTGCTAACCAGACGACTATGCTTAAAAGTGAGACCGAAGAAATTGGAAAAGTTTTTGAAAGAACAATGTTAAAAAAATTTGGACCAGAAAAATTAAATAGCCACTTCTTAGCTTTTAATACTATTTGTGATGCAACTGAAGAAAGACAAGATGCAATGTTCTCTTTGGTTGATGAAGACCTTGATATTCTTGTCGTTATAGGAGGCTTCAATTCTTCAAATACTACTCACTTACAAGAAATAGCAATTACTAAAAATATTTCTTCTTTTCACATAGATACCCCAGAGAGGATATCAGTTAAAGAAAACTCAATTTTACATAAGCCACTAGGATCAGATTTAGAACTTAAAAATAATTTTTTACCTAGTGGAAAAATTAATGTTGGAATTACTTCAGGTGCATCAACTCCTGATAGGGTTGTTGCAGATGTTATTGAGAAGTTAGTTGATATTACTTCTTGA